A region of the Arenibacter antarcticus genome:
AATGCTTAAGCGAAGAACACCAGACACTTGTGTCTTTGACAATGTGGTGGCTACCGTCACCAGTAGAAGGTTGACCGCTATAGAAGTAGATCGCCTGATATTGCAAAAAGAACAGGATCTTATTAAAAAATACCAGGAGGTTTTAGAATATCCGTACATTCCGGATGCCACGGATGCACTTTTACAGTCTCAGGCCGAGGATATGAACGATGTTGCACAAAAACTTAAATTGGACCTGAATTTGGAAGAAAATAACTTTTAATTGAAATACCTATAAAAGAATAAACCATTTTCATAAAATGAGCATAAACGAAAATTGGTCGCCAATACCAATGAAGAAATGCGATCCTGACTGCCGTCAGGTAAGTTTACATATGACCGTTAAAAAAACAATTAATAGCTACCTATGAAAAACATTATAAGAGCTTTGCTGGCCGGTTGGGGAGCAAAAAAAATAGGAGGAGGTAAATGTGGCTGTATTGGGGTAGTCGTTGTTTTTTTAATTCTCTATTGGCTTTTGGGTCATGTGTTTAACTGATTTTCATCTAGTTGCTGAGATGACTACAAAGGCAAAGAAATATCCAACAAAGGCGATTTTAATAGCGTTTCAGTTCCAAATAATGGTGTCAACCCTTTGCCACAACATGAGGATTCATTGCCATTCTTGTTCTTTGTTTCTGAAATTATAGTTTCTGAGAAAAGCAGAATATGGAATATTATTTTTTAAGAGTTCCACCAACATAGTTAAAGATTTCGGCTTTTAGACCTTTAAAATCGTCCGTACAATCCAAAATTTCCATTTCTAGATCATCGTGTTTGTGATAAAAGGAGGAATCCAAGGTGGCGGTACCAAATTGTATTAATCCACCAAGATGGTTTTCGTGTTTGGAAATTAGCTGCCTTAATTTTATTTTACGAGCTTCAAATTGTTCTAATCCCCCTAAATATTGCTGTATCCTTTCAAATAGATCTTGAGTATTGGGCTTAAAAATATCCGACTTTAACAATTGATCTATAAACCGGGTTTCATCCTCCATAAACTGAAGGTCCGATTTCCAATGTTGTATGTGCCAATGCACCTTTTCAATTTTTGTGATAGGACTAATTTCTTTACGGTTATTTTCCATTTGATCCTTATTTTGATAATTATCAATAATAGGATTTTTTTAAAGGGAATACTATGACCAATGTCAGTAATACTAAAAGATGTATTAACCTATCAGCTTCGTTTTTAAATTCGTGCCATATTCGGGAGCTCTTGAAGAACTACATAGGTTTTTTTATGAGCCTATACTAGTTCCTTATTATTACTATTTCATCATTTAAAATGATATAATTTTAAAATCGTTTCATGGGCTTACCCTAGGGTGTTTGACTAACCGCATATAATGTTCAATTTTACTGATCACTCGAAATCAATGATTGTGATTTTTCAACTATATCTCTGATAATCAAATCTAATTCTACTGCCGATGAATATATGTGGTTCAGTAACTCTGTTTTCTCCTCCTCGGTTACTAAGCCATCCTTTATCAAATAAATCATCCCCATTAACCTCGCCAACGGAGCCCTTACCACGTGAGACTGAGTCCATGCTATATCCCTTAATTTTTGGTTTTGTGTCTCTATATTAAGCGCACGTTCCTCTAATTCACTATTGAGCTTTTGTAGGGACTCTTGATAGGTCTTTCGAAATGTTATATCGGTCATTGCTCCGATAACTCGGATTGCTTTGCCACTTTTATTCCTAATTACAGTCCCTTTATCCCACACATAAACACTATCCCCGTTTTCTTTTAAAAATCGATATTCCGATTCCCATTTATTTAATTGTGAATCGTTGATAACTTTATATAATGAATCAATTACCCGTTCCTTATCCTCTGGATGCAACTTATTTTTCCATAATTGGAGATTATCACTTTCTGAACGTATATCATGCCCAAAAAGAGATTTAAAAACTTCACTTACGTACATCGTATTTTCGGCAATATCCAAATCCCAAATAACGTCATTTGTTGCTTGGGAGACCCTTTTAAAACGTTCATGGGAAATTTTAATGGTAGCTTGCGAAGTTATTCGTTCACTCACATCTTTAATGAAAATGGAGATCCCATTATCCGATGGATAGCTATTTATTTCGTACCATGTATTATAATCGGGGAAATAATCTTCAAATGTGAATTTGTTTTTATTTCTAATCGATTTAATAAATGTTTTAAAAATTTTATGGTCAGTAATTTGAGGAAATACCTTTTCTATATGTTTTCCTATAATTGTTTCTCGGTCCATATCAAAGCAATCTTCGGCTTTGCTATTCCAATAAGTGATTATTCCTTGGTTGGTTACAGAAATAAATGCATCACCAATACTTTCTAAAATTAAACTTCTCTCATCATTCGCAGCTTTAGAAGCTAATTGTGATGCTTTAAGTTCATGTATATCCTGAAAACTTCCGTAAATTCTACTGCATAGGTTGACATTGGTTTCAGGTTTACCAATGATCCTGACCCACCTTTCTTGCCCTTTTGCAGTTAAGATTAATAGCTCTACATCAAAGGGCTCACCTTGATGAAACGTATTTTGGAGTAGGTCTGAAAATATTTTAGAACTTTTATGATCCTTGTAAAAACCTATGATGCTATCGAGGGTGGGGACATAATTATTTTCTACCTCGTGTATTTTCTTGGTCATCTCCGACCAAAATACCGTGCCCTTATCGAAATCAATTTCCCATGCACCTATACGAGCCAGTTCGGTCACCTCCTTAAGTAACTCTTCCAGCTGCTTTTTTTCTGTAATATCAGATCCAACACAATAGATAGTACCTTTTTCTTGAGTTTGGTTGGCAGACCAACTAAGCCATTTAATTTCACCGTCCTTTGTTAGGTAGCAATTTTCAAAAGACTGAACAGATTCTCCCTGTTTAAGTAGATTTAGTTGCTCTATAGTGCTTATTTTGTCTTTTGGAAGTACGAACTCCATTAAATTTTCCCCAAGGAGTTCCGCTTCGGAATAGCCCAAAAGTTGGGTTGCAGCTGGATTAATTTTTTGAAATATTCCATCTTCTCTTATTTTACATAAAATGGCAGGGGTAAACTTGAAAATTTCATCAAGCTCAATTTCTAATTGTCTTCGGTTGATTGCCGTCCCTAAATAGGTTTGCAATTGTTTGAACAACGCACCATAGAATATTGGATTCTTTAATTTATCTTCTATACCTAATACAAGTATTCCTTTAACATCATCATTGTGTATCAGTGGTATGCCGACAACTTCTTGAGGGCAACATACATCAGAAGAAGGATTTCTTTCAAAAATAGTTGCTTTTTCTATAGTATCCCATGCGGTTATTTTCTGATTTTCCCATAGAGTTCCGGGAAGCCCTTTACCGAATTGAAAACTGGTTGGGCTGGTATTAGTAGTTAAAAAAGAATTACCCATTCCAGTTTGCGAATACTGGGCCACAAGTTTCATGGTGGTTTTATTTGAATCTGGCAACCATATTTGTCCTACATTGTAATTTATTTTTTTGGTTAAGTATTGTATTATGTTTACCAAGCAGGCCTCCAATATTCCATCTTTATTGAACAAAGCCCCAATTTCGTTCAAAATCTTTTTTTGCAGCTGTGAATTCTTTATTTCAGTTACGTCACGCTCTATGGAAACCCAATGTGTATATCTACCATTGTCATCAGCTACGGGACTTACAACGAAATTCACCCAATAATCCTCACCAAGTTTGTTTTTACTCGTAATTGTCATTTCAAAAACTTCCCAACGAGACATCGCTTTTTCAATTTTCTTTAGTTCCGAAGGGGTTGTATTTGGACTTTTTAATATAGATGTGGTTTTTCCAAGGACTTCTTTTTCTGTATACCCCGTCATTTTAACGAAAGCCTGGTTGACATAAATAATTTTTCGTCCGCCTTGCTCGGATGGTTCTGCTTCGGTTATCATTACAGCTTCCGCGGTATTGGTCACCACAGACTCTAATAACCTAAGGTGCTGTTCTTCCTTTTTCTGATCTGTTATGTCTTGGATAGTGCCTTCGAAATAGTCTGGGTCACCTTTAGAATCCAAAACAAGATGGCCCAATCCATGCGCCCATCTTATAGAGCCATCGGGTAAAATAATTCTATAGGTGAAGTCTTGTATTTTATAATGTGAAGATGTTAATTGTTCCTTTTTTATAAATTGGGCTCTATCATCAGGATGAATAGCGGCCAAAATGTTGTCATAAGTAAGGTCAAAAGTTTCCCTATTTCTCCCATAAATAGTATAAACCTCGTCGGACCAATAAACTGAATAATTAATCGGATCAATGCTGTAGTGACCAAGTTTGGCTATGGCTGCCGTAGTTTTCAATTTGCGTTCCGATTCCTTTAAACCATGTAAATACAATTCTCTTTGGGAAACATCAATACAGCTGATCAACATGCAGTCACGATCTTTAACCTTTATAGGGTGACCTACTATTTCTAACTGGGATAACGCTCCATTTTTACTTTGGTGTGTAAAAATGCCATAGTTAATTGTTCCATCTATGGATTTTGAGTTTTTTACAGAGTCGATGAATACTGGTACTTCAATTTTTGGTTTAAGGCGTATTACCTCCATTCCTATCAACTCCTCCCTGCTATAACCAAAGTGCGTTACCATGTTGTCATTAACCTCAAGGATTTTATAGCTACCGAGATCTAAAATATATTTTGGGAAAGGATCTGAGTTGAAAAGGAAGCGCCCCTTTTCTTGTGAGGACTTTAGGTTATGAGGTATGGACATTCTTTCTGTAATGTCTCTGGCATTGACAACTATACCTTGTATTACTGGATCTTCGCGTAAATTAAGTAACAATACTTCAATCCATTTCCAACTACCATTTTTGTGTTTAATTCTGAATGGTTTTGAAATATAGGGCTCATTTTTATAAAACTTTATAAAATTATAATAGGTGAATTCCCTATCCTCTTCATGCACAAAGTTGAAAATGTTCTTCCCGCTCAGTTCATCCGAGGTATAACCCATGGGAAGCCCAGAACCCCCACTTGTAAAAATAAAATCCCCATCGGCATCTATAATAGTGAGCAAGTTATACCCAGCTTGGACCACTGAGGTAAACTTGGGCGATAAAAAATCGATTTGCTCCCAAACCTTTTTCTGTGGGGTAATATCATGAATTTCACCTTCAATGAAAGTAAGGTGGGCAAACTTATTTGAGGTTATCTTATTTGCTTTAATATGAATCCAAATAATCTGACCTGACTTGTGAAACATCCTAAACTCAATCTCATTCTGTAAGTTGCTTTTTTGGATCCAGATGTCAAGTCCTAAATTAAATTTGACCCTGTCGGAAGGGTGTATTAAATTCACCCACTGATTGAGGGTTTTAACCGCAAATTCATTCGGCGTATATCCGAGAATTTCTACAAAAAATGA
Encoded here:
- a CDS encoding PAS domain S-box protein, producing the protein MSVDIVSFLPSYRKLAFPHKIYEEICQLTSIILEVPHHMVALLEIPENKSYFEESSPESTTWIENLLNDYLSTGSNKIRIIENIHEDESREDLTAKLTENHPSFIAIVPLVNSLGLTEGLLFISDIHAKVIGPKERNGMQTLADHTVSLISVKKEKKTSNEVIDLTELWNFSVEDSIVVTSVTSWKLEIGSHKFYINPSFFVEILGYTPNEFAVKTLNQWVNLIHPSDRVKFNLGLDIWIQKSNLQNEIEFRMFHKSGQIIWIHIKANKITSNKFAHLTFIEGEIHDITPQKKVWEQIDFLSPKFTSVVQAGYNLLTIIDADGDFIFTSGGSGLPMGYTSDELSGKNIFNFVHEEDREFTYYNFIKFYKNEPYISKPFRIKHKNGSWKWIEVLLLNLREDPVIQGIVVNARDITERMSIPHNLKSSQEKGRFLFNSDPFPKYILDLGSYKILEVNDNMVTHFGYSREELIGMEVIRLKPKIEVPVFIDSVKNSKSIDGTINYGIFTHQSKNGALSQLEIVGHPIKVKDRDCMLISCIDVSQRELYLHGLKESERKLKTTAAIAKLGHYSIDPINYSVYWSDEVYTIYGRNRETFDLTYDNILAAIHPDDRAQFIKKEQLTSSHYKIQDFTYRIILPDGSIRWAHGLGHLVLDSKGDPDYFEGTIQDITDQKKEEQHLRLLESVVTNTAEAVMITEAEPSEQGGRKIIYVNQAFVKMTGYTEKEVLGKTTSILKSPNTTPSELKKIEKAMSRWEVFEMTITSKNKLGEDYWVNFVVSPVADDNGRYTHWVSIERDVTEIKNSQLQKKILNEIGALFNKDGILEACLVNIIQYLTKKINYNVGQIWLPDSNKTTMKLVAQYSQTGMGNSFLTTNTSPTSFQFGKGLPGTLWENQKITAWDTIEKATIFERNPSSDVCCPQEVVGIPLIHNDDVKGILVLGIEDKLKNPIFYGALFKQLQTYLGTAINRRQLEIELDEIFKFTPAILCKIREDGIFQKINPAATQLLGYSEAELLGENLMEFVLPKDKISTIEQLNLLKQGESVQSFENCYLTKDGEIKWLSWSANQTQEKGTIYCVGSDITEKKQLEELLKEVTELARIGAWEIDFDKGTVFWSEMTKKIHEVENNYVPTLDSIIGFYKDHKSSKIFSDLLQNTFHQGEPFDVELLILTAKGQERWVRIIGKPETNVNLCSRIYGSFQDIHELKASQLASKAANDERSLILESIGDAFISVTNQGIITYWNSKAEDCFDMDRETIIGKHIEKVFPQITDHKIFKTFIKSIRNKNKFTFEDYFPDYNTWYEINSYPSDNGISIFIKDVSERITSQATIKISHERFKRVSQATNDVIWDLDIAENTMYVSEVFKSLFGHDIRSESDNLQLWKNKLHPEDKERVIDSLYKVINDSQLNKWESEYRFLKENGDSVYVWDKGTVIRNKSGKAIRVIGAMTDITFRKTYQESLQKLNSELEERALNIETQNQKLRDIAWTQSHVVRAPLARLMGMIYLIKDGLVTEEEKTELLNHIYSSAVELDLIIRDIVEKSQSLISSDQ